The nucleotide sequence GGCGTTCCGGCCGTGCCGAGGTTCGGCAGCGAGTTCTCGCCGAGCGGTCCGCCGGTGGTGAACATCGACGGAAAGGTGGCGCGGATCTGCGGGTCCTGCGCCTGAGCCGCCGGCAGCACGGCCTCCTGGATATCGAACCCCGCCTGCCTCCACACTGAGGCCATGATCGATTGCTCCGCCTCGTTCTGCGAGTTCTGAATGACCTTCAGCTCGGGGGACAGCTTGCCTCCGGGCGGACTCGTGAAGAACCCGTCCGCGCCTTTCGTGAACCCTGCCTCGTTCATGAGCTGCTCGGTCCGTCTGACGTCGAACGGATACTTGACGGTGGCCGCGTCCACCTCGGCGTAGTAGTCCACGGTGGGCGGAATCACCGAATCGGAGTTGATCCCCTGCCCTTCGTAGATGCCATCGTCGATCGCCTGCTTGTCAACGGAATAGGCAAGGGCCTTGCGGACGCGGATGTCGGTGAGAGCGCGCGGCGACACCCGCTCGGGATGAAGCTGGATCTGGGTGTATCGCCACAGCCCCGGCGTCACGAGGACGCTCCCGCCCTGGTTCGCGGCCCACTCGCGCTTGATGACGGTCGCCTGCTGGAAGTAGATGGCGTCGTCCATAAGGACCTGCACGGCGCCCGATAGGAGGCTCGCGAGCGCCGTGTTCGCGTCATTGATGAACAGCAGCTTGATTCGATCGATCTTGGACCGGCCGAGGGCGTGCCCCCCGAAGGCCGACGCCTCGATGTAGGCGCCGGGCTCCCAGTGCTCGATCTTGAATGGCCCCAGGCCGATGTAATCCGTGGTCCAGAACGGGAGCGCGACGAAGGCGTCTGAGCTATTTTGCTGGAGCGCCGCCTCGAGGATGTGGCGCGGCAGTGGCGGCAGGTCTCCGTAACCGAGAATCCCGGCTCGCGGGTAGGGACGCTTCCATCGGATCGAGACGGTTCGGTCGTCCTGGGCAACGACATCCTCGATGAGCCCCTGAGGCGCGGCGCTGGAGATCCCGAAATCCGGCGTGGTGTAGGTGCGCCACGCAAAGATCACGTCCTCGGGCGTCAGCGGCTCACCGTCCTGCCACGTCAGTCCCGGCCGGAGCCGGTACACGGTCTCCATGCGCCCGTCCGGCGCGACTTGCCAGCTCTCCGTGTTGAGCTGCGGAAGGGACTCGGCCAGGTACGGCTGCGCCGCCCCGCGATCGTCGATGATGGCGAGCCCCGCGTTGAAGAGGCGGATCGTGGCGCCGAGCGTCAGGCCGGCCTGCTGAAGCCCCTTGCCGGCGACGTATGCCGGCTCGACGCGGATCGCGGCGGTGAGCGTTCGCGGCTGTTGGCCCGCGGTCGCCGCGCCCTGAACCGCACCACCGGCTGTCGCCTGCGGTCGGCTCGCCGGTGCACAGGCGACGAGGACCAGCACCCCCAGCACGACGCTCGATGCCACACGCTTCGATCCGATCATTCACGTCCCCCATTCGCGATCATCACGCCAACCGTGCCATCCATATTACGCGCTCAGCGGGAGACGATTCCCGTCGTCGATGGCCTACGCGTGTCGCGCCCAGCGATATACTGCCATCACAGTCGCCAGGAATCGTCGGACCAGCGGGCGGGAAGCTCGTCGAGCGAGCGCTCTTGCAGCAGGTCGGGCGCGATTCAGGGGGGAGGGTCCATGCTCACGAAGGAAGAAAACGCGCTGCTGACCCAAATCGGACCAGGCACGCCCTGCGGCGAGCTGCTCCGACGTTACTGGCATCCAGTGGCCCTCACGCGTGAGCTGACCGACGATCGGCCCATGCGGCGGGTCAAAATCCTCGGCGAGGAGCTGGTCCTTTTCCGCCAGCCCGACGGCGCGTTCGGGTTGGTGGGCGAGCACTGCTCGCATCGCGGGACGTCGCTATACTACGGCTTCCTTGAGGACGGCGGGATCCGCTGTCCATACCACGGCTGGCTTTACGACGCCGTGGGGCGCTGCGTCGAGCAGCCCTTCGAGCCAGCGCAATCGATGCTCAAGCACACCCTTCGCCACCCCGCGTACCCGGTCCAGGAGCTGGCCGGCATCCTGTTCGCCTATCTGGGGCCGCCCGAGCGCCAGCCGCTGCTTCCCCGATGGGACGTCCTGGTCTGGGAGGGCGGCATCAGGACGCTGCGCCGCCAGCAAACCCTCTCGTGCAACTGGCTGCAGGCGGAAGAGAACTCGGCGGACGTCACGCACACGTACTTCCTCCACGGCCACGCGATGAAGGCCAAGGGGCTGCAGGGCGGTCAGTACTACTACCGGCCCATCGAGCGCTTCGGGTTCCAGCCCTTCGAGTTCGGCCTGCTGAAAAGCTGGCACTACCAGGACGGCGGCACCCGGTTCGGGGAGGAGCGCGGAGGCGGAAACCCGCTCATCTTCCCGAACATGCTGCGCGTCCGCGAGGGCGCCTGGCATGCGATCCACTGGCGGGTACCCATCGACGACGCCCACACCGAGATCTTCTGGGCGGGCTTCATGCGTGACGCGGACGTGGAGCGCGGCCGATGGCTCGCCGACGCGGACCGCGAGGGCGAGGTTCGTCTCACGGGACCCAACGGCGAATACACGATGGACACCTTCCCCAGCCAGGACACGATGGCGTGGGAGACCCAGGGCGCGATCTTCGATCGCGGCCGCGAGCATCTCGGAGCGTCCGACCAGGGCATCGCGCTGTTCCGGCAGATGCTGCGCGACCAGATCGAGGCGGTCCAGCGGGGCGACGACCCGATGGC is from Chloroflexota bacterium and encodes:
- a CDS encoding peptide ABC transporter substrate-binding protein, producing the protein MIGSKRVASSVVLGVLVLVACAPASRPQATAGGAVQGAATAGQQPRTLTAAIRVEPAYVAGKGLQQAGLTLGATIRLFNAGLAIIDDRGAAQPYLAESLPQLNTESWQVAPDGRMETVYRLRPGLTWQDGEPLTPEDVIFAWRTYTTPDFGISSAAPQGLIEDVVAQDDRTVSIRWKRPYPRAGILGYGDLPPLPRHILEAALQQNSSDAFVALPFWTTDYIGLGPFKIEHWEPGAYIEASAFGGHALGRSKIDRIKLLFINDANTALASLLSGAVQVLMDDAIYFQQATVIKREWAANQGGSVLVTPGLWRYTQIQLHPERVSPRALTDIRVRKALAYSVDKQAIDDGIYEGQGINSDSVIPPTVDYYAEVDAATVKYPFDVRRTEQLMNEAGFTKGADGFFTSPPGGKLSPELKVIQNSQNEAEQSIMASVWRQAGFDIQEAVLPAAQAQDPQIRATFPSMFTTGGPLGENSLPNLGTAGTPRPENRWNGTNRSSWSNAEYDRLVDAFNTTLDRTERIHQIAQMVHIFSDELPAIAINFNPGITAYVAALHGPQVASPDSSTTWNVHTWELR
- a CDS encoding Rieske 2Fe-2S domain-containing protein, which codes for MLTKEENALLTQIGPGTPCGELLRRYWHPVALTRELTDDRPMRRVKILGEELVLFRQPDGAFGLVGEHCSHRGTSLYYGFLEDGGIRCPYHGWLYDAVGRCVEQPFEPAQSMLKHTLRHPAYPVQELAGILFAYLGPPERQPLLPRWDVLVWEGGIRTLRRQQTLSCNWLQAEENSADVTHTYFLHGHAMKAKGLQGGQYYYRPIERFGFQPFEFGLLKSWHYQDGGTRFGEERGGGNPLIFPNMLRVREGAWHAIHWRVPIDDAHTEIFWAGFMRDADVERGRWLADADREGEVRLTGPNGEYTMDTFPSQDTMAWETQGAIFDRGREHLGASDQGIALFRQMLRDQIEAVQRGDDPMALVRDPERNRIIEVPEWVAEFESPDLTDLSGTSPTFTSMADVFDERHQVFEVPFGAARPRAS